TTCACTCAGTTGTTCCAAGGCATGTTTGTAGTCAACAAGTAGGAAGCCACAGATCAGGAGAGGATAGCCATGACACAGTAaggaagttgggtggggggggggggggcgggggggaggggggggagagaagaaacaGAGTACTCAGCCAAGCCCAACAAGGGAACCAagcggcaccggggggggggggggggcagcaacagCCTGAACCGAAGGGAAAAAGGGCAAAAGGAAAATCGATGTGGAGCAAAAGGTTGGGGAACACAGTCACCACGGCAACGCTGTAAGAATAAAAGGAGAAGGGAAAACTGTGATGTATTTATGTAAATCGTCAAAACCGATCTTAGTATAAATAGTTCTAATTTTACTTCTTGTATATTCTCTTGTTTAACTCCCACACtttgttcatatttatatttgttttgtattccaaaaactcaataaaaacattttcaaaaaaggtTAATTTTAATAAATACAAAACCAAACCACAATACTTAACAGACAGTGGATCAGTCTGTTctctctggatcaccagctctccACCTCCGGGTGTGAGCGGTGCTGTCTCTTGTTCTGTTGCCTGAAGTCTACCTTGTGCACCGAGCTCCAgagaattgtagctcattaaccctttctagcAGTTGCTTCTTTACGCATGGTCAGTTATATCCTGCAGTTCTGATTGGCTGAAGCAGCACATGATTAGTCCCTGATGAGTTAAATGGTGCACGATCAATGTGTGATTGGTCTCTGAAGGATGTTGGTCACCTTGCTGATCTAACTTCCCAGTAACTCAGTCatctgtggcacggtggcacagtggttaacactgctacctcacagctccaggggcccgggatcaattccggcctcggataactgtctgtgtggagtttgcattttctcccagagtctgtgtgggttccctcctagtgctccagtttcctgccacagtccaaagatgtgcaggttaggtggattggccatgctaaattaccccttagtgtccaaaaaagttaggtagggttatggggacatggtggaggcatgggcttaagtagggtgctctttccaagggccggtgcaaactcgatgggccgaaaaacCTCCTTCTCCACTGTGGGCATTCTATGAATTTGCTGATGTCACTTCCCCATTAATTTGGTCACCTTGCTGATGTCACTTCCCATTAACTCAATCACCTTGCTGATGTCACTTCCCATTAACTCAGTCACCTTGCTGATGTCAATTCCCTCTGATTTGGTTACCCAGGATCTCAGTCACTTGTGGTAACATCCTTTTCTTTATTGCTGTCCCCTGCTGTTTTATTAATTTTATAGCTTTACCGCTAAGATAACAAGGCACCACAAGGTACCAACATACATGTAATAAGAGGATGTGTGGTGTCACCTCCTCATGGTTGATGTTTGTCATCTCATCGTCCCAACTGATACCATCAAATTCCTACAGtgccggaggccattcagcccatcaaatctgcactgatcctctgaaagagcaccctacctaggcccactcccccgccccatctccttaaccccacctaactatcATTTCATTGgacattaaggtgcaatttagcacggccaatccacctgacctgcacacctttaaactgtgggaggaaactggagaacccggaggaaacccacacacacaagggggggaaagtgcaaactccaaacaatcacccaaggcgggaagtgaacccgggtccctggtgctgtgaggtagcagtgctaaccactgtgccaacatgctgagATGATACATCTCGGGTGCTGTGTAATATCTCGGTGATTGCCAATGACTGAAGCAAGTTACTTAAATACAAATAACTAAAAGTACAAGAGATTCACAaacttaaactaatacagcaattACTATAGAACGTAGAAAATAAATCCATAAAGGTGATTGGTGTGAAGTTCAAGTAGCAAGATACACATTACAAAATACCTTTTCTATTCATAAATTACACATTCATAAGAAATAAAAGTCACAGAAACTACATAACTACCACATCATTGCAGGAACTGATAATAAAACTAATGCAGAATGTCTTTGAAAGAAAGTGACTATTTTGCTTTAAGTTAAAAAGTGAATACAATTTAAGACATATAATTTCTCCAGCATTGACACAATTAAACTACAAGAAACATCACAACATGTATCCCCTAACAgagagagacaaatgtatttattttagatctatctgtagtggggggggggggggggggggagaaacactatttactgtccaggataaaataaatgtccttcatcggcTTTTGTGGATAATTTCAGTCAAGGAGGAGTTCACTTGAAGACAGAGACTCACATGGAGCGGTACCAAATTGAGTGAACTGATTTATACACTTTGTTTCAAAGATAACTGAACATAACTAAAACAAAACTATTAAAATTACTAAACATGGACTTTCCTacaatattatgatcactgttacctcGATGCTCCATCACAATGTGTTTATTGATTAATCCTGTCTCACTGAACATTGAGGTCTTGGATAGACAGTTCCCTGGTTAGCTCTAGAAGGAGCTGCTCTAagaaattctccccaaaaatcTTTACTAACCATGTTCCAGGCTGTCTTCGCCAATCTGATTCTCCCAATCTACTTttgattaaagtcacccattaaTTAAAGCCTTATTTATCCTTTCCTATACACTTTACCTAGAGTGTAATTACTGTTAGGAGGGTCATTTACTACTCCCACAAGAGAATTCAAAACCATTACTATCTCTTATCTCGACACAAACCGATTTGACACAATAATACTTCAGGCGCAGGTGGTCTCTCAGTACTAAAATGCCATCCTTAATTAACAGGAGGCACTTTGAGTCACATCTTCCCAGGTTCCTACCATTCCgatatgtcaaatacccttcaatattcagaaCACAGCCTTGGTTACCTTTCGACCAAGTCTCTCTAAtatctatcaggacacacacatttatctcTATCCACGCTGACCATTCATCCATTTTTTTTACAAATGCTGAGCACATTTTCAATTCATTTtcagggttcaataatccaatagggatctcATGAGaaactctttacccagcgagtggtgagaacggGGAACCCacagtgagtgtttgaggtgaacagcatgaatacattgaagggaaaGCGAGATACATACatggggagaaaggaatagaaggagatgctgatgggggagatgaagaggggtgggtggaggctcatgtggagcataaatactgacagagaccaattgagccgactggcctggccctgtgctgtagactcaatggaacagaaacAAACTTATTTATTTTAGATCCAACTGTAGTGGGGGGAAACATTGTTTATTATTcttaaatgtccttcatcagcttctGAGGattatttcagtggaaatgtgctctcccaggctcaagggGCATTAGCCCACTTGAAGCACAAATCGTGAGACCGACCATAATATACCcattgcagggcagcacagtggcgcagtggttgcactgctgcatcacgacgccgaggacccgggtttgatcctggccccgggtcattgtctgtgtggagtttgcacattttccccgtgtcagcgtgggtctcacccccacaacccaaaaagctgtgcaggatagatgaattggccacgctaaattgcaccttaattggaaaaggtttgggtactctaaattgttttgatAAATAAATATACccattgtacagaaccttggttaggctgcagcTGGATAACTGAGCACAGTTTTACTGCCCTTACCTTGGGAAAGATATTATTTCCAGAGAGGGAGTGTaataaaggttcaccagacttgttccgggtttGGCAGGActatcctatgaagagagattggggaaactgggcctcttTTCTCTCGCgtttcaaggaatgagaggggatttcattgaaacttacaaaacccacaaaggaatagacaggggagatgcaggtgagatgtttcacctggttggggagtctagaccctgggacataatttcaaaataagggggaagccactttggACCGGTCTCGGagaagacatttctttactcagagggttgtgaatctttggaattctctaccccagagggctgtgggagctcagtcactgagtgtgtttaaagcagagactgacaccaaacctcaggcgaggagcaatgtTGCGAAGGTtgacccttcatggataacctcagccagtacaacaGTTGTACCCCTGCTATCCTCCGCATCATGAATCaatcatccagccaactgagctaactgacccccctgGTAGATATATAATAATTCATTAAATATTAGCTATTGCCAGTCTCCCATCATAccatttaatgtggtttcccagtccacctcagacaacttgctccCATACcatgatagttttcttctgtgagaaacacccagagaaattaAACAGAAAaaacatgtaaccaccagggcccatcttcatggcaatgtggcaggaTTTGGGGGgcatccaaacagaaatgcaaactaaaTATCTTCTAACTTCCAAACACcgcttcactctgtgatccttgtgaaatttaaaACAAGGTAGTCGCAACAAGGCTCGCAGAGCGTCAGCCCACTGGAGACAAAGCCGTGAGACTaccaagtccagcagaaagaaacctgcgaccctccccattgaccaacagttagaatgaacaaaatgcagtcctggatgtaattgagagcagaaaccaacccctgtaatcaactgGGAACTTGTTGGTTCTCAGCAGGTGCAATGAATCATGGATTCTCTTCCCACATTGAGAGGTGAATGGACtctacccagtgtgaactcgctgctgtgtctgcaggtgggatggatcACTAATTGCCTTCCCCTACTCAGAGCACGTGAttgccttctccccagtgtgaactcgctggtgtgtcctcaGGTTGgacgaatcactgaatccctttccacactgggagcaggtgaatggcttctccccagtgtgaattcgctggtgtctcagcaggctggataactgagtgaatcccttcccacactgagagcaggtgaatggcttctccccagtgtgaacacgctggtgtttcttcaggtcCGGTAACCGagggaatcccttctcacactgagggcaggtgaacggcctctccccagtgtgaactcgcttatgtGTCCGCAGggaggatgaatcactgaatcccttcccacactgggagcagatgaatggtctctcccctgtgtgaactcgctggtgtgtcttcaggctggataagcgaggaaattccttcccacactgagagcagctaaaaggcttctccccagtgtgaactcgctggtgtctcttcagggTGGATAAGCGAGgaaattccttcccacagtcagagcaggtgaacggcctctccccagtgtgaactcgctgatgtgacttcaggctggagaattgagtgaatcccttcccacactgagagcagctgaacagcctctccccagtgtgaactcgctgatgtatccgcagggtgtataactgagtgaatcctttcccacattgggagcaggtgaacggcctctccccagtgtgaactcgctgatgtctcttcaggttggataactcagcgaattccttcccacattgagagcaagcaaatggcctctccccagtgtgaactcgctgatgtgacttcaggttggagaactgagtgaatctcttcccacactgaaagcaggtgaatggcctctccccagtgtgaactcgctggtgtgacttcaggctggataactgagtgaatgctttcccacattgagagcaggagaatggcctctccccagtgtgatatcGCTGATGTATCCAcagagtggataactgagtgaatcctttcccacattgggagcaggtgaacggcctctccccagtgtgaactcgctgatgtctcttcaggttggataactcagcgaattccttcccacactgagagcaggagaatggcctctccccagtgtgaactggttggtgtttcttcaggctggagaactgagtaaaccctttcccacacacagagcaggtgaacggcctctccccagtgtgaatgcgtcgatgaatctccagctgagatgggattctgtattccttcccacagtccccacatttccacggtttcctcaTGTTTTGCATCTCCTCGTGTCTGTCCATGTTGGACATGaagtctcgtccacacacagaacggt
This portion of the Scyliorhinus torazame isolate Kashiwa2021f chromosome 5, sScyTor2.1, whole genome shotgun sequence genome encodes:
- the LOC140422375 gene encoding uncharacterized protein — protein: MSNMDRHEEMQNMRKPWKCGDCGKEYRIPSQLEIHRRIHTGERPFTCSVCGKGFTQFSSLKKHQPVHTGERPFSCSQCGKEFAELSNLKRHQRVHTGERPFTCSQCGKGFTQLSTLWIHQRYHTGERPFSCSQCGKAFTQLSSLKSHQRVHTGERPFTCFQCGKRFTQFSNLKSHQRVHTGERPFACSQCGKEFAELSNLKRHQRVHTGERPFTCSQCGKGFTQLYTLRIHQRVHTGERLFSCSQCGKGFTQFSSLKSHQRVHTGERPFTCSDCGKEFPRLSTLKRHQRVHTGEKPFSCSQCGKEFPRLSSLKTHQRVHTGERPFICSQCGKGFSDSSSLRTHKRVHTGERPFTCPQCEKGFPRLPDLKKHQRVHTGEKPFTCSQCGKGFTQLSSLLRHQRIHTGEKPFTCSQCGKGFSDSSNLRTHQRVHTGEKAITCSE